In Aulosira sp. FACHB-615, the following are encoded in one genomic region:
- a CDS encoding phosphoribosyltransferase translates to MPDLYVSWSEYHYKIEQLAVQVYQSGWEFNQIVCLARGGLRVGDIISRIYQKPLAILATSSYSGPGKQVRGNLTVSHHLTMTTEKLGSHILLIDDLVDSGITLQQTIPWLRENVDSSIAEIRSAVVWYKACSVIKPDYYVDYLPDNPWIHQPFEHYEHTSPADLAAKLSQLC, encoded by the coding sequence ATGCCAGACCTTTACGTTTCTTGGTCAGAATATCACTACAAAATTGAACAACTGGCGGTTCAGGTATATCAATCTGGTTGGGAATTCAACCAAATTGTTTGCCTAGCCAGAGGCGGACTGCGAGTTGGAGATATTATTTCTCGGATTTATCAAAAGCCATTGGCCATTTTAGCGACATCATCTTATAGCGGCCCCGGCAAACAAGTGCGAGGTAATCTCACTGTTTCCCATCATTTGACCATGACCACGGAAAAGTTAGGTTCCCATATCCTGTTAATTGACGACTTGGTAGACTCTGGAATTACTCTTCAACAGACAATTCCTTGGTTACGGGAAAATGTCGATTCCTCAATTGCGGAAATTCGCAGCGCCGTCGTTTGGTATAAAGCCTGTTCAGTGATTAAACCTGATTATTACGTCGATTACTTACCGGACAATCCTTGGATTCACCAACCCTTTGAACATTACGAACATACCAGCCCCGCAGATTTGGCAGCAAAGCTAAGTCAATTATGCTGA
- a CDS encoding MFS transporter, with protein MNDSDQNPALSPKLDFKTKLAYGAGDLGPAITANISIFFLLVFFTNVAGIPAGLAGSVLLIGKIWDAVNDPFVGLLTDKTKSRRWGRRLPWMLYGAVPFGIFFFLQWIVPQFSSDRSTNIGVLFWYYVVIGLISQVFYTVVNLPYTAMTPELTQDYDERTSLNSFRFTFSIGGSILSLILAQIVFSQIPDRQQQYFVLAAICTVISVVSLYWCIFGVRDRILAFEAKRIQLEEPPSIPFFEQLKIVFTNRPFLFVIGIYLFSWLAVQITASIIPYFVINCMKLKEADVPTVMIAVQGTALVMLFVWSNLSKKIGKKLVYFLGMSLWIIAAAGLFFLQADQLVLMYIMAMMAGVGVSTAYLVPWSMIPDVIELDELQTGQRREGIFYGFMVLLQKFGLAFGLFLVGNALQSAGFKEAVAGQSTLPVQPESALTAIRLAVGPIPTVCLICGLVLTYFYPITKEIHADILLKLRERQANNS; from the coding sequence ATGAACGATTCTGACCAAAATCCGGCTTTGAGTCCAAAACTGGATTTTAAAACCAAATTAGCTTATGGTGCAGGTGATTTAGGCCCAGCAATTACCGCTAATATTTCCATATTCTTCTTGTTAGTCTTCTTTACCAATGTCGCTGGGATTCCCGCCGGGTTGGCTGGGAGTGTATTGTTGATTGGCAAAATCTGGGACGCTGTTAATGATCCGTTTGTCGGATTATTAACAGATAAAACCAAATCTCGGCGATGGGGTCGTCGGCTACCTTGGATGTTATATGGTGCGGTTCCTTTTGGGATTTTCTTTTTCTTGCAGTGGATTGTACCGCAATTTAGTAGCGATCGCAGTACAAATATTGGGGTTTTGTTTTGGTATTACGTCGTAATTGGGTTGATATCGCAGGTATTTTACACCGTTGTGAATTTGCCTTACACGGCGATGACTCCTGAACTTACCCAAGATTATGATGAACGCACCAGTCTGAACAGTTTTCGCTTTACTTTTTCGATTGGTGGCAGTATTTTATCGTTGATTTTAGCGCAAATAGTATTTTCGCAAATTCCTGACCGTCAACAACAATATTTTGTCTTAGCAGCGATTTGTACTGTAATTTCTGTAGTTTCCCTATATTGGTGCATTTTTGGAGTCCGCGATCGCATTTTAGCATTTGAAGCCAAACGCATCCAACTAGAAGAACCGCCATCAATCCCATTTTTTGAACAGTTAAAAATTGTTTTTACCAATCGCCCGTTTTTATTTGTCATTGGCATATATCTATTTTCTTGGTTGGCTGTGCAAATTACAGCCAGCATCATTCCTTATTTTGTGATCAACTGTATGAAACTCAAAGAAGCAGATGTTCCGACAGTGATGATTGCTGTCCAAGGCACTGCTTTAGTTATGTTATTTGTGTGGAGTAATTTAAGTAAGAAAATTGGTAAAAAACTTGTTTATTTTCTCGGTATGAGTTTATGGATAATCGCCGCCGCCGGACTATTTTTTTTACAAGCTGACCAATTAGTTTTAATGTATATTATGGCTATGATGGCTGGCGTAGGTGTATCCACAGCGTATTTAGTTCCTTGGTCAATGATTCCCGATGTGATTGAATTAGATGAACTCCAAACCGGACAACGCCGCGAAGGTATCTTTTATGGTTTCATGGTTTTGTTACAGAAGTTTGGGTTAGCATTCGGATTATTTCTTGTCGGTAACGCCTTACAATCTGCTGGTTTTAAAGAAGCTGTAGCGGGACAAAGCACTTTACCAGTTCAACCAGAATCAGCACTCACCGCTATTCGCCTGGCTGTCGGCCCTATCCCCACTGTTTGTTTAATTTGTGGTTTAGTTTTGACATATTTTTACCCCATTACTAAGGAAATACACGCGGACATATTGTTAAAACTCCGAGAACGTCAGGCAAACAACTCATAA